One window from the genome of Ensifer canadensis encodes:
- a CDS encoding sulfatase family protein yields the protein MKKPNVVVIMADQLRYDFIGTSYMPHLQALLADSCLFPNAYCASPLCVPSRGAFFTGRYPNSTGCLINPWVEVDKQHGFIGDDFANLYGLLSADWDGWHAGKQHLMYQPPLEMREGTAVRWHALEENYGAFLDARGHRPPGGQRFRGIVPELTSGTVTSVGDYSTPATGCYEPGFDSFFDGYILQSSLGAIENRDRSRPLFLSAMFLAPHPPFDVPEPWYSLAREVEPPDNVGQWFSGQSPLQLYNLPGFLGTRYSRDDWKEIWRVYAGLVALLDHCIGAIVSKLKAEGIYDETLIVFTSDHGEMLGSHRLWQKMCMYEEAIRTPLLFKMPAPMAGIGVCDQAVSHIDVLPTICDIVNVEKPKDLPGRSLMPSINAGTPCEHKDIFVQFDGNGALGNFSRCIIHQSHKLIVDIFKDEVFFELYALASDPQETTNLVVEREDLAAYLFSKLTEHMRLTGDHIALGPDALQQFILRRKALAFP from the coding sequence ATGAAGAAACCGAACGTCGTCGTCATCATGGCCGACCAGCTTCGCTACGATTTCATCGGCACATCCTACATGCCGCATCTGCAGGCGCTTCTGGCCGACAGTTGCCTTTTCCCGAACGCCTATTGCGCTTCCCCGCTCTGTGTTCCCTCGCGCGGCGCGTTTTTCACCGGGCGATATCCCAATTCGACCGGTTGTCTGATCAACCCCTGGGTCGAGGTGGACAAACAGCATGGCTTCATAGGTGACGACTTCGCCAACCTGTACGGACTGCTGTCTGCCGATTGGGACGGATGGCACGCGGGAAAGCAGCATCTGATGTACCAGCCACCGCTCGAGATGCGCGAAGGCACGGCGGTCAGGTGGCATGCACTTGAAGAGAATTACGGCGCGTTTCTCGATGCGAGGGGGCACCGTCCACCTGGAGGCCAACGCTTCCGCGGCATCGTTCCGGAACTGACTTCAGGCACCGTTACCTCGGTCGGAGACTATTCGACGCCGGCGACCGGCTGCTATGAGCCGGGGTTCGACAGCTTCTTCGACGGCTATATCCTGCAATCGTCGCTCGGCGCCATCGAGAACCGCGACAGATCGCGGCCACTTTTCCTGAGCGCCATGTTCCTGGCGCCGCATCCCCCCTTCGATGTGCCCGAGCCGTGGTATTCGTTGGCGCGAGAGGTCGAGCCGCCTGACAATGTCGGCCAATGGTTCTCCGGCCAAAGTCCGCTGCAGCTCTACAATCTACCCGGCTTCCTCGGCACCCGTTACAGCCGCGACGATTGGAAAGAGATTTGGCGCGTCTATGCCGGGCTGGTGGCTCTTCTCGACCATTGCATCGGAGCGATCGTTTCCAAGCTGAAGGCTGAAGGCATTTACGACGAAACACTGATCGTGTTTACGAGCGATCATGGCGAGATGCTCGGCTCGCATCGCCTCTGGCAGAAGATGTGCATGTACGAGGAGGCGATCCGCACACCTCTCCTGTTCAAGATGCCGGCGCCCATGGCCGGCATCGGGGTCTGCGACCAAGCGGTCAGTCACATCGACGTCTTGCCAACGATTTGCGACATCGTGAACGTCGAGAAACCCAAAGACCTTCCCGGCCGCTCCCTGATGCCGTCGATCAACGCCGGGACGCCTTGCGAGCATAAGGATATCTTTGTTCAGTTCGACGGCAATGGCGCCCTGGGCAACTTCTCGCGGTGTATCATCCACCAATCGCACAAGCTCATCGTCGACATCTTCAAGGACGAGGTCTTCTTTGAGCTTTACGCGCTGGCAAGCGACCCGCAGGAAACGACCAACCTGGTCGTGGAGCGCGAAGATCTGGCCGCATACTTGTTTTCCAAACTGACCGAGCACATGCGGCTAACAGGAGACCACATCGCGCTTGGCCCTGATGCGCTCCAGCAGTTCATACTGCGCAGGAAAGCCTTGGCCTTCCCTTAA
- a CDS encoding ABC transporter permease → MTTATQTAAAGNSLSTGAALLTLMKLRTFIALFAVIIFFSIFAPNFLSTANMILMSKHATQNAFLAIGMTFVIITGGIDLSVGSIVGLCGMIAGGLIMYGVALPLGYTVYFNIVEVAIIVMAVGILIGAVNGLLITRLNVAPFIATLGTLYVARGMALLYSDGQTLPNLNGREDLGNQGFSYLGSGSILGLPVSVWILIVVALGAAYFARFVPLGRHIFAVGGNERASRMSGIRVNRVKMFVYMFSGFCAAIVGLVISSELMASHPATGTNLELNAIAAAVLGGTSMSGGRGTIGGTIIGAFVIGVLSDGLVMMGVSSFWQMVIKGLVIIVAVVVDQAQRRLQQRVALMQMAKAG, encoded by the coding sequence ATGACGACAGCAACGCAAACTGCCGCCGCTGGCAACAGCCTCTCCACTGGGGCGGCCCTGCTCACGCTCATGAAGCTGAGGACGTTCATCGCGCTCTTCGCGGTGATCATCTTCTTCTCGATCTTCGCGCCGAATTTTCTGTCGACCGCGAACATGATCCTGATGTCGAAGCACGCGACGCAGAACGCCTTTCTCGCCATCGGCATGACCTTTGTCATCATCACCGGTGGCATCGACCTGTCCGTCGGCTCGATCGTCGGGCTCTGCGGCATGATTGCGGGCGGGTTGATCATGTACGGCGTGGCGCTGCCGCTCGGCTACACGGTCTATTTCAATATCGTCGAGGTCGCGATCATCGTGATGGCAGTCGGCATCCTCATCGGTGCGGTCAACGGTCTGCTGATCACACGGCTGAACGTTGCGCCCTTCATTGCGACGCTCGGCACACTCTATGTCGCACGCGGCATGGCGCTGCTCTATTCCGATGGCCAGACCCTGCCCAATCTCAACGGGCGGGAAGACCTCGGCAACCAGGGCTTCAGCTATCTCGGCTCCGGCTCGATCCTCGGCCTTCCGGTCTCCGTCTGGATCCTCATCGTCGTGGCGTTGGGTGCGGCCTACTTCGCCCGCTTCGTGCCGCTCGGCCGGCACATCTTCGCCGTCGGCGGCAATGAGCGCGCCTCCCGCATGTCGGGCATCCGTGTCAACCGCGTCAAGATGTTCGTCTACATGTTCTCCGGTTTCTGCGCGGCGATCGTCGGCCTCGTCATCTCCTCGGAACTGATGGCCTCGCATCCCGCGACCGGCACCAATCTCGAGCTCAACGCTATTGCAGCGGCAGTTCTCGGTGGTACATCCATGTCCGGTGGGCGCGGCACGATCGGTGGAACGATCATCGGCGCCTTCGTGATCGGCGTTCTGTCGGACGGGTTGGTGATGATGGGCGTGAGTTCGTTCTGGCAGATGGTGATCAAGGGCCTGGTGATCATTGTCGCCGTGGTGGTGGACCAGGCACAGCGCCGCCTGCAGCAGCGCGTGGCCCTGATGCAGATGGCAAAGGCAGGCTGA
- the oiaX gene encoding 3-oxo-isoapionate-4-phosphate decarboxylase OiaX, producing the protein MIRLTYRIETPGSVEAMASKIASDQSTGTFVALPGETEELKARVAARVVAVRPLPPTHQASFSDEAGGAKQFNRADVDIDFPMDAVGTDLSALMTIAIGGVFSIKGLTGIRIVDMKLPREFAAAHLGPQFGVAGSFALTGVKHRPIIGTIVKPALGLRPHETADMVGELIEAGVDFIKDDEKLMSPAYSPLKDRVAAIMPKILAHEQKTGKKVMYAFGISHADPDEMMRNHDMVLEAGGNCAVVNINSIGFGGLAFLRKRSSLVLHAHRNGWDILTRHAGLGFEFSVWQQFWRLLGIDQFQINGIRVKYWEPDESFVQSYKAISTPLFSEDDRALPVVCSGQWGGQAPDTIAATGGSTALLYLCGGGIVSHPGGPGAGVKAVKQAWEAAVAGVPLDAYAQDHPELAQSIEKFADGKAA; encoded by the coding sequence GTGATCCGTCTGACCTATCGGATAGAGACGCCCGGATCTGTAGAAGCGATGGCGTCGAAGATCGCCAGCGACCAGTCGACAGGCACCTTCGTGGCGTTGCCGGGGGAGACGGAAGAGCTGAAGGCGCGCGTGGCGGCGCGCGTCGTCGCCGTCCGTCCGCTGCCGCCCACGCACCAGGCCTCCTTCTCTGACGAAGCGGGTGGCGCCAAACAGTTCAACCGTGCGGATGTCGACATCGACTTCCCGATGGACGCGGTGGGCACGGATCTCTCCGCGCTGATGACCATCGCCATCGGCGGCGTGTTTTCCATCAAAGGGCTCACAGGTATCCGTATCGTCGATATGAAGCTGCCGCGGGAATTTGCGGCGGCCCATCTCGGGCCGCAGTTCGGCGTGGCGGGAAGCTTCGCGTTGACCGGTGTGAAGCATCGCCCGATCATCGGCACCATCGTCAAGCCGGCGCTCGGCCTCAGGCCGCATGAAACAGCTGATATGGTCGGCGAGTTGATCGAGGCGGGCGTCGATTTCATCAAGGACGACGAGAAGCTGATGAGCCCGGCCTATTCGCCGCTGAAGGATCGTGTCGCGGCGATCATGCCGAAAATCCTCGCCCACGAGCAGAAGACCGGCAAGAAGGTCATGTACGCCTTCGGCATCAGTCACGCCGACCCCGACGAGATGATGCGCAACCACGATATGGTCCTTGAGGCCGGCGGCAATTGCGCCGTGGTCAACATCAATTCGATCGGTTTTGGTGGTCTCGCCTTCCTGCGCAAGCGCTCTAGCCTCGTGCTGCATGCCCACCGCAATGGTTGGGATATCCTCACGCGCCATGCCGGCCTCGGCTTCGAGTTTTCCGTCTGGCAGCAGTTCTGGCGCCTGCTCGGCATCGACCAATTCCAGATCAACGGCATCCGCGTGAAATACTGGGAGCCGGACGAAAGTTTCGTACAATCCTACAAGGCCATCAGCACGCCGTTGTTTTCGGAAGACGACAGGGCGCTGCCGGTGGTCTGCTCGGGCCAGTGGGGCGGGCAGGCGCCCGATACGATCGCGGCGACCGGTGGATCGACAGCGCTTCTCTACCTCTGCGGCGGCGGCATCGTCAGCCATCCGGGCGGGCCGGGAGCGGGCGTGAAGGCGGTCAAGCAGGCATGGGAGGCGGCGGTCGCGGGCGTGCCGCTGGACGCTTACGCGCAGGATCATCCGGAACTCGCGCAATCCATCGAGAAATTTGCCGATGGCAAGGCGGCCTGA
- a CDS encoding sugar ABC transporter ATP-binding protein: MANLDDGDVILELKDITKAYSGIVALKKADLKLRRGAVNVLVGENGAGKSTMMRIIAGVERPTLGEIWMDGERIHLNSPADAVRHGIGIVFQELNLFGNLSVAENIFATREITRGPRGIDHKAQVEKANEFLNRLEAGISAETLAEDLPIGQQQLVEIARAVSLDTRILIMDEPTSALSAAEVDVLFRVIADLKARGVAIVYISHRLEELMRIGDYITVLKDGEITGHAMVKDIDTRWIVRSMIGSDAKDFAKQVEHEPGEEVFRIENICLPRAQGGYAVDHVSIGVRKGEILGIYGLMGAGRSELFECIMGRHEHYTGKIFVEGEELKGRDTTRRIREGLALIPEDRQREGLVQSMSIADNLSMASLGQFLKGGFHIDLKLEKKAILDAIRNLSIKAKNPDFDVTSMSGGNQQKVVIGKALMTGPKVLLMDEPSRGIDVGAKADVFRTMRRLAGEGLAILFSTSDLEEVMALSDRIAVMSNGRLVTVVDRKDATEEMVISASAEGHKTKRMHA; encoded by the coding sequence ATGGCCAATCTCGACGACGGCGACGTCATTCTCGAACTGAAGGACATCACCAAGGCCTATTCCGGTATCGTGGCGCTGAAGAAGGCGGACCTGAAGCTTCGCCGCGGTGCCGTGAATGTGCTCGTCGGCGAAAATGGTGCCGGCAAGTCGACGATGATGCGCATCATCGCCGGCGTGGAGCGCCCGACGCTCGGCGAGATCTGGATGGATGGCGAACGCATCCACCTGAACAGTCCCGCCGACGCGGTGCGCCACGGCATCGGTATCGTCTTCCAGGAACTGAACCTCTTCGGCAATCTCTCGGTTGCGGAGAACATCTTTGCCACCCGCGAGATCACACGTGGCCCCCGCGGCATCGACCACAAGGCGCAGGTGGAAAAAGCCAACGAATTCCTCAATCGCCTGGAAGCAGGCATCTCCGCCGAAACGCTTGCAGAAGACCTGCCGATCGGCCAGCAACAGCTCGTCGAGATCGCTCGCGCCGTATCGCTCGACACCCGCATCCTTATCATGGACGAGCCCACCTCGGCGCTCAGCGCCGCCGAAGTCGACGTACTCTTCCGCGTGATTGCGGACCTGAAAGCGCGCGGTGTTGCGATCGTCTACATCTCGCACCGGCTGGAAGAGCTGATGCGCATCGGCGACTACATCACGGTGCTGAAGGACGGCGAGATCACTGGCCATGCCATGGTCAAGGACATCGATACGCGCTGGATCGTGCGCTCGATGATCGGATCGGATGCCAAGGATTTTGCCAAGCAGGTCGAGCACGAGCCGGGCGAAGAGGTCTTTCGCATCGAAAACATCTGCCTGCCGCGCGCGCAGGGCGGCTATGCCGTTGACCATGTGTCGATCGGCGTTCGCAAGGGCGAGATCCTGGGGATCTACGGTCTCATGGGCGCTGGGCGCTCCGAGCTTTTCGAATGCATCATGGGCCGCCACGAGCACTATACGGGGAAAATCTTCGTCGAGGGCGAGGAGCTGAAGGGGCGTGACACGACCCGCCGCATCCGCGAGGGCCTGGCGCTGATCCCGGAAGACCGCCAACGCGAGGGCCTCGTGCAGTCCATGTCGATTGCTGACAACCTTTCCATGGCAAGCCTCGGCCAGTTCCTGAAGGGTGGCTTCCACATCGATCTCAAGCTTGAGAAGAAGGCGATCCTGGACGCGATCCGCAATCTTTCGATCAAGGCGAAGAACCCGGACTTCGACGTCACCTCGATGTCGGGCGGCAATCAGCAGAAGGTCGTCATCGGCAAGGCGCTGATGACCGGGCCGAAAGTGCTGCTGATGGACGAGCCGAGCCGCGGCATCGATGTCGGCGCCAAGGCGGACGTTTTCCGCACCATGCGGCGCCTGGCGGGCGAGGGGCTCGCCATCCTGTTCTCCACCTCCGACCTGGAAGAGGTCATGGCCCTTTCCGATCGCATCGCGGTGATGAGCAACGGCCGCCTGGTTACGGTGGTCGACCGCAAGGATGCCACTGAGGAGATGGTCATCTCGGCCTCCGCAGAGGGACATAAAACCAAAAGGATGCATGCGTGA
- a CDS encoding four-carbon acid sugar kinase family protein, producing the protein MTRPLISYYGDDFTGSTDVMEALASNGVETVLFLKVPDADLLSRFDGARAFGLAGTSRSETPEWMDVHLREAFGWLKTLDAELCHYKVCSTFDSAPHVGNIGRAIEIGRTVFGEATVPLIVGAPQIRRYTAFGELFAAYQGRNYRIDRHPVMSRHPVTPMDESNLLMHLARQTKLSSALIDNVALLGRSALEDADILLIDVLDALTQAAAGALVWNALHPRSGFICGSSGVEYALIPAWRNEGLIGDKPVFAEAGPVDRIAVVSGSVSPTTERQIRHALANGFGGVTLDPLALSGDEAGAAIAVAIEAGLKVLEGGDSVVLYTALGPSADRGGELDSSTGARHRLGRALGQIQSALVQRAGISRAVVAGGDTSSHALGQMGILALTLKMPLPQTPGSPLCIAHGGAVDGLQIALKGGQVGGDDYFSMIRAGKV; encoded by the coding sequence ATGACACGACCGCTGATCAGCTATTATGGCGACGACTTCACCGGCTCAACCGACGTCATGGAGGCGCTCGCCTCGAACGGTGTCGAAACGGTGCTTTTCCTGAAAGTGCCGGACGCGGACCTGTTGTCGCGCTTCGACGGCGCGCGCGCCTTCGGCCTTGCCGGCACGAGCCGCAGCGAAACGCCTGAGTGGATGGACGTGCACCTTCGCGAAGCCTTCGGCTGGCTGAAGACGCTCGACGCCGAACTCTGCCACTATAAGGTCTGCTCGACCTTCGATTCCGCGCCGCATGTCGGCAATATCGGCCGGGCGATCGAGATCGGCCGCACGGTCTTCGGCGAAGCGACCGTGCCACTCATCGTCGGCGCGCCCCAGATCCGCCGATATACGGCCTTCGGAGAGCTCTTCGCCGCCTATCAAGGCCGCAACTACCGCATCGATCGTCATCCGGTCATGTCGCGCCATCCGGTCACGCCGATGGACGAGTCCAATCTGCTGATGCATCTCGCGCGCCAGACAAAGCTCTCTTCGGCACTCATCGATAATGTCGCGCTGCTGGGCCGGTCGGCGCTTGAAGACGCCGACATCCTGCTCATCGACGTGCTCGACGCGTTGACCCAGGCCGCCGCCGGTGCCTTGGTCTGGAACGCGCTGCATCCCAGAAGCGGCTTCATTTGCGGATCCTCCGGTGTCGAATATGCCTTGATCCCCGCATGGCGGAACGAGGGTCTGATCGGCGACAAACCTGTCTTTGCCGAGGCCGGTCCGGTGGATCGCATCGCGGTCGTGTCCGGCAGCGTTTCTCCCACCACGGAGCGGCAAATTCGCCATGCGCTCGCAAACGGTTTTGGCGGCGTCACGCTTGATCCTCTTGCACTTTCCGGCGACGAGGCCGGAGCTGCAATTGCCGTGGCGATCGAAGCCGGCCTCAAGGTGCTGGAAGGCGGCGACAGTGTCGTGCTTTACACGGCGCTTGGTCCATCTGCCGATCGGGGCGGCGAACTCGATTCATCGACAGGCGCTCGTCATCGCCTCGGCCGCGCGCTCGGCCAAATTCAGTCGGCGCTTGTCCAGCGCGCCGGGATCTCGCGCGCCGTGGTGGCCGGCGGCGATACGTCAAGCCACGCGCTCGGTCAGATGGGCATTTTGGCACTGACGCTAAAGATGCCCCTGCCGCAGACGCCGGGCTCGCCGCTTTGCATCGCTCATGGCGGTGCGGTGGATGGCTTGCAGATCGCGCTGAAGGGCGGGCAGGTTGGCGGCGACGACTATTTTTCCATGATCAGAGCGGGCAAAGTATAA
- the apnL gene encoding D-apionate lactonase produces MNKDALLLYGTREREPESHTLIAGDLSVALQDGNLRSLRFRGYEVLRAIAFLVRDGDWGTCNAMISALAVEEKEQGFSVTYSARFTAPSGANLDCAVAISGSERTVSFSADCISDADFETARAGFAVLHPVVGVAGQPVEVRHGDGSIEQAHWPEQIEPWQPFKDIAAITHRVAPGIEATTQFGGDVFEMEDQRNWTDGSYKTYVRPLALPWPYRVPKGEAFGQRITVGIRAEEGAAFAVASDLVTLVLAPTALRFPELGVGLRPECFADELASLAVLKTIDARHLIAHFDPGAGHGIAALEGYADIAERSGLKVTLELALPCKRPLDEEMAELATFIEKAGLALDTLFVCPSVDRQSTPPGSQWPQCPPLADVYAAARAAFPGVRLGGGMMSYFTELNRKHVPGDRIDYVSHCTNPIVHAADDLSVMQTFEALCDVVRSTRAIYGDKPYRIGPSTIAMRQNPYGNATKDNPAGGRIPMASVDPRHNGRFGAAWALAYAATVASAGLEVLTLSTLAGPFGLVAGEGETTAKGELRPLAHVLARLGALAGEEVVAVETSRPDAVLGLASRERLLLANITPAPQTVLLTATPRKVVEIASGEKVLASGQHVTLPAYGCVEIFI; encoded by the coding sequence ATGAACAAAGACGCGCTGCTGCTCTACGGGACCCGGGAGCGTGAGCCCGAAAGCCACACGCTCATCGCCGGCGATTTGAGCGTGGCGCTTCAGGACGGTAATCTTCGCAGCCTTCGGTTCCGCGGCTATGAGGTGTTGCGCGCGATCGCCTTCCTGGTGCGCGACGGGGATTGGGGCACCTGCAATGCCATGATCAGTGCCCTTGCCGTCGAAGAGAAAGAACAGGGTTTCTCCGTCACTTACAGCGCCCGCTTCACCGCGCCTTCGGGCGCCAATCTCGATTGCGCGGTCGCGATTTCCGGATCCGAGCGGACGGTGAGCTTTTCCGCAGACTGCATCAGCGACGCTGACTTCGAGACGGCCCGTGCCGGCTTCGCCGTGCTGCACCCGGTCGTCGGCGTCGCGGGCCAGCCAGTGGAAGTCCGGCATGGCGATGGCAGTATCGAGCAGGCGCATTGGCCGGAGCAGATTGAGCCCTGGCAACCTTTCAAGGATATCGCGGCGATCACGCATCGCGTTGCGCCGGGCATCGAGGCAACAACGCAGTTCGGTGGCGACGTCTTCGAGATGGAGGACCAGCGCAACTGGACCGACGGATCCTATAAGACCTATGTGCGGCCACTGGCGCTACCCTGGCCCTACCGCGTGCCGAAGGGCGAAGCGTTCGGCCAGCGGATTACCGTAGGCATCCGGGCGGAAGAGGGCGCGGCATTCGCGGTGGCGTCGGATCTGGTCACGCTTGTGCTGGCGCCGACGGCACTTCGCTTTCCGGAGCTCGGCGTCGGCTTGCGGCCGGAATGCTTCGCCGACGAACTCGCCTCGCTTGCCGTCCTCAAAACGATCGACGCGCGCCATCTGATCGCCCATTTCGATCCTGGCGCCGGACATGGGATCGCAGCGCTGGAAGGATACGCGGATATCGCTGAGCGGTCCGGCCTCAAGGTGACACTGGAACTTGCCCTGCCATGCAAGCGCCCGCTTGACGAGGAAATGGCCGAACTCGCCACGTTCATCGAAAAGGCTGGTCTGGCGCTCGATACGCTGTTCGTTTGCCCGTCAGTGGACCGTCAGTCAACGCCGCCCGGCAGTCAGTGGCCGCAGTGCCCGCCGCTCGCGGATGTCTATGCCGCGGCGCGGGCAGCCTTTCCCGGCGTTCGGCTCGGCGGCGGCATGATGAGCTATTTCACCGAGCTCAATCGCAAGCACGTGCCCGGTGATCGGATAGACTATGTCAGCCATTGCACCAACCCGATCGTGCATGCGGCTGATGACCTTTCCGTCATGCAGACCTTCGAGGCCCTTTGCGATGTCGTGCGTTCCACGCGGGCAATCTATGGCGACAAGCCCTATCGCATCGGCCCTTCCACCATCGCCATGCGCCAGAATCCCTATGGCAATGCCACGAAGGACAATCCGGCCGGCGGCCGCATCCCGATGGCCAGTGTCGACCCTCGGCACAATGGACGTTTCGGCGCCGCCTGGGCGCTGGCCTATGCCGCAACCGTGGCCTCTGCAGGACTGGAAGTCCTGACGCTTTCGACGCTTGCAGGCCCTTTCGGGCTTGTCGCCGGTGAGGGGGAGACGACCGCGAAAGGCGAGTTGCGGCCGCTTGCACATGTGCTGGCGCGTCTCGGGGCACTCGCAGGCGAAGAGGTTGTCGCGGTCGAGACCTCACGGCCGGATGCGGTGCTGGGGCTGGCGTCCCGGGAGCGGTTGCTTCTGGCAAACATAACGCCTGCGCCGCAGACAGTGTTGCTCACTGCTACGCCGCGAAAGGTCGTGGAAATTGCGAGCGGTGAGAAAGTCCTGGCGTCAGGACAGCACGTCACTCTACCAGCCTATGGCTGCGTCGAGATCTTCATCTGA
- a CDS encoding transcriptional regulator NanR yields the protein MNVVSEPIVRKKLSDEVFSRLKLMIETGELKAGDDMPSERELMERYGVGRPAIREAMQALAGKGLVEISQGERAKVLRITAESIFRQVDLPAKLMLSGSSDSLEHLKSARIFFERGMVREAAAKVSPAQIAELRGLLEKQKQSLGDADAFIDADMEFHHAIARISGNPIFAAVSGAMLGWLKSYHTEMLIWTGREDFTLAEHAEIIRAIEKGDADFAEQAMVKHLERSRALYALKSQK from the coding sequence ATGAACGTTGTTTCCGAACCGATCGTCCGCAAGAAACTCTCCGATGAAGTGTTTTCGCGACTGAAGCTCATGATCGAGACCGGCGAGCTGAAGGCCGGCGACGACATGCCGTCCGAACGCGAACTGATGGAACGCTACGGCGTCGGGCGCCCGGCCATCCGCGAAGCGATGCAGGCGCTCGCCGGCAAGGGCCTCGTCGAGATTTCCCAAGGCGAGCGCGCCAAAGTTTTGCGCATAACCGCGGAATCCATCTTCCGGCAGGTCGATCTGCCGGCAAAGCTGATGCTTTCCGGCTCTTCGGACTCGCTGGAACACCTCAAGAGCGCCCGCATCTTCTTCGAGCGCGGCATGGTCCGCGAGGCGGCAGCCAAGGTAAGCCCGGCACAGATCGCCGAACTGCGCGGGCTGCTCGAAAAGCAGAAACAGAGTCTCGGCGATGCGGATGCCTTCATCGATGCCGACATGGAATTCCACCACGCGATCGCCCGGATTTCGGGCAACCCGATCTTTGCGGCCGTCAGCGGCGCGATGCTGGGATGGCTGAAGTCCTACCATACGGAAATGCTCATATGGACGGGCCGCGAGGACTTCACACTTGCAGAACACGCGGAAATCATCCGCGCGATCGAAAAGGGTGACGCCGATTTTGCCGAACAGGCGATGGTAAAACACCTGGAGCGCTCCCGCGCACTCTATGCCCTCAAGAGCCAGAAGTAG
- a CDS encoding Gfo/Idh/MocA family protein, whose translation MAKIKGALIGCGFFAVNQMHGWQDIANVEIVAICDRDPERLRIVGDQFGVARRYQSAEATFADGGFDFVDIATTVGSHRALVELAASHKVPAICQKPFAPTLEDAKAMVVAADGAGIPLMIHENFRWQTPILAVKAVLDRGTIGTPFWGRISFRSGFDVFSGQPYLAKGKRFIIEDLGIHSLDIARFLFGDAHRMTARTARINPDIAGEDVATMLLGHDNGITSIVDVSYASKLPEEPFPQTFVEIDGSTGTLRLGKDYKLTVHGPEGTTESLVAPKLLPWASRPWHNIQESVALIQKHWVERLAARQEPDTSGRDNLQTFALVEAAYLSARRGETVSLVDLLG comes from the coding sequence ATGGCCAAGATCAAGGGCGCGCTGATCGGCTGCGGTTTCTTCGCCGTCAACCAGATGCATGGCTGGCAGGATATTGCCAATGTGGAGATCGTGGCGATCTGCGACCGCGATCCGGAGCGGTTGCGTATCGTCGGCGACCAGTTCGGCGTCGCGCGGCGCTACCAGTCGGCAGAGGCGACGTTTGCCGATGGCGGCTTCGATTTCGTCGATATCGCCACGACGGTCGGCAGCCATCGGGCACTGGTGGAGCTTGCCGCCAGCCATAAGGTGCCAGCGATCTGCCAGAAGCCGTTCGCGCCGACCCTTGAGGATGCCAAGGCCATGGTGGTTGCTGCCGACGGGGCTGGCATTCCGCTGATGATCCATGAGAACTTCCGCTGGCAAACGCCGATCCTCGCAGTGAAGGCGGTTTTGGACCGTGGCACGATCGGCACGCCCTTCTGGGGCCGCATCTCCTTCCGTTCCGGCTTCGATGTCTTTTCAGGCCAACCCTATCTCGCCAAGGGCAAGCGCTTCATCATCGAGGACCTCGGCATCCATTCGCTCGACATCGCCCGTTTTCTCTTCGGTGATGCGCACCGAATGACTGCCCGCACGGCGCGCATCAATCCTGACATTGCCGGTGAGGATGTGGCGACCATGCTGCTCGGCCACGACAACGGCATCACCTCGATCGTCGATGTCAGCTATGCGAGCAAGCTACCGGAAGAACCGTTCCCGCAGACCTTCGTCGAGATCGACGGCAGCACGGGCACGCTCCGTCTCGGCAAGGACTACAAGCTCACCGTCCATGGGCCAGAGGGCACGACGGAAAGCCTCGTCGCGCCGAAGCTGCTCCCCTGGGCCTCGCGGCCATGGCACAACATTCAGGAGAGCGTGGCGCTGATCCAGAAGCACTGGGTCGAGCGGCTGGCCGCGCGGCAGGAACCGGACACCTCCGGCCGCGACAATCTGCAAACCTTCGCCCTTGTCGAAGCCGCCTATCTTAGCGCCAGGCGCGGCGAGACCGTTTCGCTTGTGGATCTGCTGGGATGA